A stretch of the Excalfactoria chinensis isolate bCotChi1 chromosome 25, bCotChi1.hap2, whole genome shotgun sequence genome encodes the following:
- the GFPT1 gene encoding glutamine--fructose-6-phosphate aminotransferase [isomerizing] 1: protein MCGIFAYLNYHVPRTRREILETLIKGLQRLEYRGYDSAGVGIDGGNDKDWEANACKIQLIKQKGKVKALDEEVHKQQDMDLDIEFDVHLGIAHTRWATHGEPSPINSHPQRSDKNNEFIVIHNGIITNYKDLRKFLESKGYDFESETDTESIAKLVKYMYDNRDSDDISFTTLVERVIQQLEGAFALVFKSVHYPGQAVGTRRGSPLLIGVRSEHKLSTDHIPILYRTGKDKKGSCNLSRVDSTTCLFPVEEKAVEYYFASDASAVIEHTNRVIFLEDDDVAAVVDGRLSIHRIKRTAGDHPGRAVQTLQMELQQIMKGNFSSFMQKEIFEQPESVVNTMRGRVNFDDYTVNLGGLKDHIKEIQRCRRLILIACGTSYHAGVATRQVLEELTELPVMVELASDFLDRNTPVFRDDVCFFISQSGETADTLMGLRYCKERGALTVGITNTVGSSISRETDCGVHINAGPEIGVASTKAYTSQFVSLVMFALMMCDDRISMQERRKEIMRGLKGLPDLIKEVLSMDDEIQKLATELYHQKSVLIMGRGYHYATCLEGALKIKEITYMHSEGILAGELKHGPLALVDKLMPVIMIIMRDHTYAKCQNALQQVIARQGRPVIICDKEDIETIKNNKRTIKVPHSVDCLQGILSVIPLQLLAFHLAVLRGYDVDFPRNLAKSVTVE, encoded by the exons GCATCTTTGCTTACCTGAACTACCATGTTCCCAGGACAAGAAGGGAGATCCTGGAGACCCTTATCAAAGGGCTGCAGCGGTTGGAGTACCGTGGCTATGACTCTGCAG GTGTGGGAATCGATGGTGGCAATGACAAAGACTGGGAAGCCAATGCTTGCAAAATCCAGCTTATCAAACAGAAGGGGAAAGTGAAGGCACTGGATGAAGAGGTGCACA agcagcaggacatGGATCTTGACATCGAGTTTGATGTTCACCTTGGGATCGCACACACCCGTTGGGCTACCCATGGAGAGCCCAGTCCCATCAACAGCCATCCACAGCGCTCGGATAAAAACAATG AGTTCATCGTCATCCACAATGGCATCATCACCAACTACAAAGACCTGCGGAAATTCCTG GAGAGCAAGGGCTATGACTTCGAGTCAGAGACGGACACGGAGAGCATTGCCAAACTGGTGAAGTACATGTATGACAACCGGGACAGCGACGACATCAGTTTCACCACCCTGGTGGAGAGAGTCATCCAGCAGCTG GAAGGTGCTTTTGCCCTCGTATTCAAAAGTGTTCATTATCCTGGTCAAGCAGTTGGTACAAG ACGAGGCAGCCCTCTGCTCATAGGAGTGCGCAGTGAGCACAAGCTGTCCACCGACCACATCCCCATCCTGTACCGTACAG GCAAGGACAAGAAGGGAAGCTGCAACCTGTCTCGTGTGGACAGCACCACCTGCCTCTTCCCAGTTGAGGAGAAAGCTGTGGAGTACTACTTTGCTTCTGATGCTAG TGCTGTCATTGAGCATACCAACAGAGTGATTTTCCTTGAGGATGATGATGTAGCAGCTGTGGTTGATGGCCGTCTTTCCATCCACCGGATCAAACGTACAGCAGGCGATCACCCTGGGCGCGCCGTGCAAACCTTGCAGATGGAACTTCAACAGATTATGAAGG GTAACTTCAGCTCGTTCATGCAAAAGGAGATATTTGAGCAGCCAGAATCCGTTGTTAATACCATGAGAGGAAGGGTCAACTTTGATGACTACACTG TCAATCTTGGTGGCTTGAAGGATCACATTAAGGAGATTCAGAGGTGTCGTCGTTTAATCCTTATTGCCTGTGGGACGAGTTACCATGCTGGAGTTGCA ACACGTCAGGTTCTGGAAGAACTGACTGAATTACCTGTGATGGTTGAACTTGCCAGTGATTTCCTGGACAGAAACACTCCTGTCTTCAGAGatgatgtttgctttttcatcagCCAGTCAG GTGAGACAGCAGATACTCTGATGGGGCTTCGATACTGCAAAGAGAGAGGAGCCTTAACTGTAGGCATAACCAACACAGTTGGCAGCTCTATATCACGGGAGACGGATTGTGGAGTCCATATCAATGCAGGACCAGAGATAGGGGTTGCCAGTACCAAG GCCTATACCAGCCAGTTTGTCTCGTTGGTGATGTTTGCTCTCATGATGTGTGATGACAGAATTTCTATGCAAGAAAGACGCAAGGAAATCATGCGTGGTCTCAAAGGACTGCCAG ACTTGATTAAAGAAGTGCTGAGTATGGATGATGAGATCCAGAAGCTGGCCACAGAGCTGTACCATCAGAAGTCTGTTCTCATCATGGGACGTGGCTACCACTACGCTACATGTCTAGAAGGAGCTTTG aaaattaaagaaatcacCTATATGCACTCTGAAGGGATATTGGCAGGTGAGCTGAAGCACGGCCCTCTTGCACTGGTGGACAAACTCATGCCTGTTATCATGATCATCATGAGAGACCATACGTATGCAAAGTGCCAGAAtgctctccagcaggtcattgCACGACAA GGGCGACCTGTCATCATTTGTGACAAGGAAGACATCGAGACAATTAAGAACAATAAGAGAACAATCAAAGTTCCCCATTCTGTGGACTGTCTGCAGGGGATCCTGAGCGTTATCCCCCTTCAGCTTCTGGCTTTTCACCTTGCAGTTCTCAGAGGATACGAT GTTGATTTTCCAAGAAATCTGGCCAAGTCCGTAACTGTAGAGTGA